A window of Phycobacter azelaicus contains these coding sequences:
- the ftsY gene encoding signal recognition particle-docking protein FtsY, with the protein MAFFSKLKDRLFKSSSKLEDGLDAIVAEGGEQGAPDQAPTEAQVPPTAAPEATEAEPEIAETPVAEHPAGRPEPAPAEKAQKSPGLLGRLMGRSGTSEPRRTLDDDMLEQLEELLIASDMGVDTALRVTANMAEGRFGKRLSTQEIKELLSAEIARVMEPVAKPLPIYAKRPQVVLVVGVNGSGKTTTIGKLASQFKAAGKNVVIAAGDTFRAAAVEQLQVWGDRAGVPVLTAPEGSDPASLAFDAMTKAEADGADLLLIDTAGRLQNRADLMEELAKIVRVIRKKDESAPHNTLLVLDATTGQNALSQVETFQKLADVSGLVMTKLDGTAKGGVLVALADKFGLPIHAIGVGEQIDDLAPFDPEEFAAALTGLDRS; encoded by the coding sequence ATGGCGTTTTTCTCAAAGCTCAAGGACCGGCTTTTCAAGTCCTCTTCGAAACTGGAGGACGGTCTGGATGCAATTGTCGCGGAGGGCGGCGAACAAGGGGCGCCGGATCAAGCGCCCACCGAGGCGCAGGTTCCGCCAACTGCTGCACCAGAGGCGACCGAAGCAGAGCCGGAGATCGCCGAGACACCGGTGGCTGAACATCCTGCAGGACGGCCTGAACCGGCGCCCGCTGAGAAGGCGCAGAAATCACCGGGCCTTCTGGGGCGTCTCATGGGGCGCTCTGGCACGTCCGAGCCGCGCCGAACTCTGGACGACGACATGCTGGAGCAGCTGGAAGAGCTGCTTATCGCGTCCGACATGGGGGTGGATACGGCTCTTAGGGTCACCGCCAATATGGCGGAGGGACGGTTCGGGAAACGACTGTCGACGCAAGAGATCAAGGAGTTGCTCTCTGCCGAAATCGCTCGTGTGATGGAACCGGTCGCCAAGCCGCTGCCGATCTATGCCAAGCGCCCGCAGGTGGTGCTGGTAGTGGGCGTCAATGGCTCGGGCAAGACCACAACCATCGGCAAGCTGGCAAGCCAGTTCAAGGCGGCTGGCAAGAACGTTGTCATCGCGGCTGGCGATACTTTCCGAGCGGCGGCGGTCGAGCAACTGCAGGTCTGGGGCGATCGCGCGGGCGTACCGGTGCTGACCGCGCCGGAAGGCTCGGACCCGGCCAGCCTTGCCTTTGACGCCATGACCAAGGCCGAGGCGGATGGAGCGGATCTTTTGCTGATCGATACGGCAGGACGCTTGCAGAACCGCGCCGACCTGATGGAGGAATTGGCTAAGATCGTCCGCGTCATCCGCAAGAAGGACGAAAGCGCGCCGCATAACACTCTATTGGTGCTAGATGCCACCACCGGCCAGAACGCGCTGAGCCAGGTCGAGACCTTCCAGAAGCTGGCGGATGTTTCGGGCCTGGTGATGACAAAACTCGACGGCACCGCCAAGGGCGGCGTTCTGGTGGCGCTGGCGGACAAGTTCGGCCTGCCGATCCATGCCATCGGCGTGGGAGAGCAGATCGACGATTTGGCGCCCTTTGATCCCGAGGAATTCGCTGCCGCGCTGACCGGGCTGGACCGGTCTTGA
- a CDS encoding inner membrane-spanning protein YciB: MAGKKINPMLKMGLEFGPIILFFIGYLKLKEETFLIGGQDYAGFILVTAAFVPLMMLSTAALWRLTGHLSKMQLATLVLVVLFGGLSVWFNDERFFKMKPTMIYLLFGGLLAVGLMRGQSWLKVVMEEVMPMEEEGWMILTRRICAFFLGLAVANEVIWRFLSTDTWVYFKTFGLPVAMFLFFMTQGGVLQKYGIEEEDEPEA; the protein is encoded by the coding sequence ATGGCTGGCAAGAAGATCAACCCGATGCTGAAGATGGGCCTGGAGTTCGGCCCGATCATCCTCTTTTTCATTGGCTACCTGAAACTCAAGGAGGAGACCTTCCTGATCGGCGGGCAGGACTATGCGGGTTTCATTCTGGTGACGGCGGCTTTTGTGCCTTTGATGATGCTGTCGACCGCAGCCCTGTGGCGCCTGACGGGGCATTTGTCGAAAATGCAGCTGGCAACTTTGGTTCTGGTGGTGCTGTTCGGCGGGCTGTCGGTCTGGTTCAATGACGAACGGTTCTTCAAGATGAAACCGACGATGATCTATCTGTTGTTCGGCGGTCTGCTGGCGGTGGGTCTGATGCGCGGGCAGAGCTGGCTCAAGGTGGTGATGGAAGAGGTCATGCCGATGGAAGAGGAGGGTTGGATGATCCTCACCCGTCGGATCTGTGCCTTTTTCCTCGGGCTCGCGGTTGCCAACGAGGTGATCTGGCGGTTCCTGTCCACCGACACATGGGTCTATTTCAAGACCTTCGGCCTGCCGGTGGCGATGTTCCTGTTCTTCATGACCCAAGGAGGGGTCTTGCAGAAATACGGGATCGAAGAAGAAGACGAGCCGGAAGCCTGA
- a CDS encoding EamA family transporter — MSDWLISLEGTEAGHQVALGLALMAAFLHAVFGALQKGRHDPWLSRGAIDASYGLMAAPFALFVVPWPEPHMWAIFAVVWVIHVAYKVLQALAYTKGSYTVVYPVVRGTGPLFTVIGAYYLFSETFTVVQWLGVGVLLMGIFGLAAYNYRYLETNRDTLMVALGLAVVTGLFVALYTTYDAYGIRATADPFTFLAWFFMIDGIAMPPVAYIRWRRMADRPALGPLLVKGIFGGLVAFASFGAVMLATRLDKVGEAAVLRETSTVFAALIGWLVLKETVGPRRIALMALIALGAVIVEMGG; from the coding sequence GTGAGCGACTGGCTGATCTCGCTGGAAGGGACCGAGGCGGGCCATCAGGTGGCGCTGGGGCTTGCTCTGATGGCGGCCTTTTTGCACGCGGTCTTTGGCGCGCTGCAAAAGGGACGCCACGATCCCTGGCTGTCGCGCGGGGCGATTGATGCCTCCTATGGTTTGATGGCGGCGCCCTTTGCTCTGTTTGTGGTGCCCTGGCCCGAACCGCATATGTGGGCAATCTTTGCCGTCGTTTGGGTTATTCATGTGGCATACAAGGTGCTGCAGGCACTCGCCTATACCAAGGGTAGTTATACGGTGGTCTACCCAGTGGTGCGTGGCACCGGGCCACTGTTCACGGTGATTGGCGCTTACTATCTGTTCTCCGAGACCTTCACGGTGGTGCAGTGGCTGGGCGTTGGAGTTCTCTTGATGGGGATTTTTGGCCTTGCGGCTTACAACTACCGTTATCTCGAGACGAACCGCGATACCCTGATGGTCGCGCTGGGCCTCGCGGTGGTAACGGGGTTGTTCGTGGCGCTTTACACCACATATGACGCCTATGGTATTCGGGCGACAGCCGATCCGTTCACCTTTCTGGCGTGGTTCTTCATGATCGACGGGATCGCCATGCCGCCGGTGGCCTATATACGCTGGCGCAGAATGGCAGATCGACCGGCCTTGGGTCCGCTGTTGGTCAAGGGCATCTTTGGCGGGCTTGTCGCCTTTGCCTCATTCGGGGCGGTGATGTTGGCGACCCGGCTCGACAAGGTAGGCGAGGCGGCGGTGCTGCGGGAGACCTCGACCGTCTTTGCGGCGCTGATTGGCTGGCTGGTCCTCAAGGAAACAGTGGGGCCTCGGCGGATTGCCCTCATGGCCCTTATCGCGCTGGGCGCGGTGATCGTGGAAATGGGCGGCTGA